AGTTTGTTGTACCCCATCACTGGCCAACTGGGGCTGGGCGGTTTGCTGAACGGCACGGATGCCGCCCCCATTCTTGAACCTTCGCTGGCCAACGTAGGCCAGACAGTCGACAACATCTTGCCGATTGGCCTGAACCCTATCCTGGGCAATGTAGGTGAGACCCTGGATACCGTAGTAGCTCCCGTAGGTGCCGTAGTCACGCATGTCACTCAACAAGTGGGTGATGGACTGGGCGTTGGCCAACCCATCAATGCTCTGCTGGGCGGGGTAGGCAGTGCCTTGGGCAATGTAGGTAACCAACTGGACGGCGCTGCCCCCCTGGGTCTGGGCGGGGTAGTGGGACACCTGAGTCAGGCAGTTGCCTCGGTCGGCGGACTGGTTCACCAAACTGATAGCAATACCAACCCGCTGGGCAACACCCTGAATCACGCCACCCAAGCCGTCGCATCCCTGACCGGCGGGCTGACGGGTAATGGCGAAGGTGGCCTGCTCTCTCCAGTCACCGGCCTGCTCGGCGGCCTGACGGGCGGTTTGGGTGGTGGTGATGCGGCCAACGGTGGCTTGCTGGCTCCTGTGACAGGCCTGCTCGGTGGTTTGACTGGTGGCTTGGGCGGTGGCGAAGGCGCCAACGGTGGTTTGCTGGCCCCTGTCACCAATCTGGTCGGCGGTTTGACCGGCGGCCTGGGCGGTGGTGATGCTGCCAACGGTGGATTGCTGGCCCCCGTCACAGGTCTGCTCGGTGGTTTGACTGGTGGTTTGGGCGGCGGTGAAGGCGCCAATGGCGGTTTGCTGGCCCCCGTTACCAACCTGGTCGGCGGTTTGACCGGCGGCCTGGGTGGCGGTGACACCGCTAACGGTGGTTTGCTGGCTCCTGTCACCAATCTGGTCGGCGGTTTGACCGGCGGCCTGGGCGGTGGTGATGCTGCCAACGGTGGCCTGCTGGCGCCTGTCACCGGCTTGGTCGGTGGACTGTTGGGCGGTGTTACTGCCTCGGTTGAGGTGGGTGCCTCTGGCAACGTAAGCGCTGGTGGTGGAGCCGCTGCAGGCACCAATAACGGTGGCTTGTTGGCCCCGGTGACCGGCCTGCTCGGTGGACTGCTGGGCGGCCCCCGCTAAGCGACAGGATGGGGCGGACACCGCCCCATCCGCTATCCCCAGAAACTCACTCAGTAACTTCTGAAATGCCTGAGCAATCCTGATCTTCAGATGGAGCAAGTCAATGACTACGAAGACACGTTTTACATCCAGCAGGATCGTTTTGCTCAGCCTGACAGCCAGTCTGGTTTCCATGACTGCACAGGCTGACTTGCTAAGCCATAGCGCCCTAGCTATTCCTGCCAGCTTGAAGCTCAATCAAAGTCCAGGCGTTATCAATGTCCTGACTACCCCGCCCGGCCCGTTCGAGACAAGTGTTGCAAATATTGGCCAGGCCGTAGATAACATTGCTCCACTAGAAATAGCAGATACTCTCCGCCCCATTGGGCTAATTCGCGATGAAGCCGCTGTCGATATCGAGATACTGGAGCGCTTGAGAGAACGAATTATTTCTGCCATTGACCTAAGCCACATAGTCGATAGTAGTGGAGTTGAAGTAACACTCGACACAGCTGAAGACGGCATCGATATCCTAGGCAGTCTCATTGAAAACACAAATCTCCCACTCAACGCAGGACAAGCAGCTGGCACTTTGCTGCATGGAGTCAGCGACACCGTCGGTAGCGCAAGAGGTCTGCTTTACAGCAATCCCTACTCGATCAGCTCCACGCTGAACAACTTAACGGGCAGCCTTGCTGCTACAACCGATGCTCTCTTGAATGGCGGCAATCAGCTACAACCTTTGCTTGGTGCTCAAACCACGGCACTCCATAGCAATGCTGGTTTACTAGTCCCTGTCACCAATCTGGTCGATGGGCTGACAGGCGGGTTGACTGGTGGCAATACCGGCACGAATGGCCTTCTGGCTCCCGTCACTAATCTGGCCGACTCCCTGACTGGTGGGCTGACAGGCAGCACGGAAGCAAACGCTAGACTACTGGCTCCGGTGACCAACCTGGTCGGCAGCGTAACGGGCGGACTTGGTGGTGGCAATGCCGATAATCAGGGTTTGCTGGCCCCTATTACGGCTCTGCTGGGTAATGGCCCGGCTAATCCCTCCACGGCCGTAACCGAAACACCTCCTGCCAATACGGTGGCTGCCACCAATGCTGGTCTGCTAAGCCCCGTCACAGGCCTGGTTAACGGTTTGCTGGGCGCTCCCCCGCGCTAAGGATATGTGCATATGCCCAATAAACAGCCCCTGACAACTGAATGGACCGAGCCAGAAGCAAGGGACGAAGTTTTGTCAGGGCATATGCAAAACGACATTGTGCGCATGATGTTGCGCCAATTTGATGTTTATCTGGAAGCCAACAAACACCTGCTGGCACAAGCAGCGGGTTTGAGCCTGAATGAATACAAGGCACTGGAGTTTGTGCTGGAGCTCAAACCCCTGTCGCCCGGCAAACTGGCCCAGTTACTGGACCTGAGCCCCAGTGGTACGCAAGCCCTGATCGCTCGTCTGGAAAGCGCTGGCTATTTGCTGCGCAAGCCGCATCCGCGCGACGGACGCATGACCAGCCTGTATCCCAACCAGGAGCGCTGCAAACGCCTGATTGCCGATATGGATCTGCCCGCGCATCACATCATGAATGCCACGGCACATTACAACCCCAAGCAGTTAACTGCGCTTTACGACTTTCTTTCCAAGAGTCTTGGCCACCTGCGCAAGGATGCGCTGGAGAGACTGAAACATAAACCCAATTAGCAGCGGCCTTGTTTTCTTGCTGTTTTGCCCACCAGTGTCCCTGGTGGGCTTTTTTTGTTAAGCCCCGCTAATTGCAGGGAGCGCTGCCTACCCAGCCAAACGGCCCCATGCTACAAAAGACACTGGTCGGCTTAGCTGGCTTTTTCATCGCTAAAACCGTAAGGATGTGTTCATGAAACTCTCTGTACTGATTGCCGCCCTGCGCCTGCGCCATCTTGCAGGGGCTGCGCTGCTGTCCAGTTCACTGGCTGCCTATGCCCTGCCCGCAGGTCTGGCCCAAGGCCCCTCTGTCGAAGGCGTCACTCAATACACTCTGGACAATGGCCTGCGCCTTGTTCTGGCCCCCGACGACTCCAAACCGACGACCACCGTCAACATGACCTACCTGGTCGGCTCGCGACACGAGAACTACGGGCAAACCGGCATGGCTCACCTGCTGGAGCACATGCTTTTTCGCGGCACGCCCACCCTGCGCAATGCGCTGGGCGAATTCTCCAAGCGCGGTCTGGAAGCCAACGGCACCACGTCTAGTGACCGTACCAATTACTTTGCCAGCTTCGCCGCTGACCCCGAAACCCTGAAATGGTATCTGGACTGGCAAGCCGACGTGATGGTCAACGCCCTGATCGACAAGCAGGATCTGGAAGCGGAAATGCCCGTGGTGCGCAATGAAATGGAAAGCGGTGAGAACAGCCCTTTCCGTGTTCTGATGCAAAAGCTGACAGCCGCTGCGTACCAATGGCATAGCTACGGCAAGACCACGATTGGCGCCCGCTCCGACGTAGAAAACGTGGATATTGAACAGCTGCGCAAGTTCTACCACGACTATTATCAGCCCGATAATGCCGTGCTGTTTGTGACCGGGCAGTTCGATACCGAGCAGACTCTGGAAAACATTGCCAAGGCTTTTGGCTCCATCCCCAAGCCCACTCGCACGCTGCGTCCTGAGTACACGGTAGAACCTGTACAGGACGGCACCCGCACGGTGACCTTGCGCCGTCACGGTGGTGCACCGCTGATCATGTCGCTGTATCACCTGCCCAGCGCAGCCAGCCCGGAGTACATGGACTTGAGCCTGGGTATCAGTGCCTTGGGTGACACTCCCAGCGGACAGCTGTACAAGAATCTGGTCAACAAGAACCTGGCCACCAGCGTATTCAGCTTTGATTCCGAAAGTCACGATCCAGGCTACGCCCTGTTTGGTGCCGAGCTGAAACCCGATATGGATCAGCAAAAAGCCTTGAAGGCCATGAATGACACGCTGGAAGGCCTGGCCAAATCCCCGCTGAAAGAAACGGATCTGGAACGCATCCGCAGCCAGTGGATGACGGGTTGGACACAAACCTATGCCAACCCCTCCCGCCTGGCCAGCGCGCTATCTGAAGCGGCGGCCAGCGGCGACTGGCGTTTGTTCTTCCTGCAACGAGACCGGGTCGAAGCTGCCAAGCTGCCCCAAGTTCAAAAGGCGCTGGAAACCTGGCTGGTCGCCAGCAACCGCAGCAATGGTTTGTACATCCCCACGGAAAAACCGCTGCGCGCTCCTGAAGCCACTACGGTGGATGTGGCCAAGCTGGTCCATGACTACACCGGCAAGGACAGTGGCAAAGCGGTAGAGGCCTTTGACCCCAGCCCTGCCAATATCATGGCTCGCACCGATCTGCAGCCCTTGTCCTTGGGCAAGGATCTGGGTGAGGTGAAAATGGCACTGCTGCCCAAGGGAACTCGTGCGGAACGTGTGGAAGCCCGCTTGTCCTTCAAGTTTGGCTCACCTGATCAACTCAAGAACCAGACCGCTACCGCTGCAGCCGTCGCCAGCCTGCTGAGCACCGGCACCAAGAAACTGAATCGGGAACAGATTTCCGACCAGTTCACCGCCATGCAAACCCAGTTCAGCACCAGCGGCTCCAATGGTCGTCTGTACCTGAGCCTGTCCTCGAACCGCGAGAACCTGCCTAAAGCCATTGCGCTGGCGCTGGACGTGCTGCGCAACGCAAACTTCCCCGAGGACGAGCTGAAAAAATATCAGCAAGCCGTGGTTACCGACCTGAAATCGGCCAGCACCGAGCCCGCTGCTTTGGCTAGCCAGACAATTGAACGCTATACCAACCCATGGCCCAAGGACGATATCCGCTACACGCCCAGCTTTGAAGAAGGCATAGAGCGCGTCCAGGCGGTAAGCATCAAACAGGTACGTGACTTCCACCAAAAGTTCTACGGGACGGGGGATGTCGCCTTTAGCGCTGTGGGCGACTTTGACAAGGACGAGGTTCGCAAGGCTTT
This genomic window from Alcaligenes faecalis contains:
- a CDS encoding collagen-like triple helix repeat-containing protein; the encoded protein is MHNNTDSKKPGLRLTLLATLMASTLVLTACGSLTGGGGGSGGGGETPTNPGPGTGGPGGGDNGGGDNGGGDNGGGDHGGGDNGGGDNGGGDNGGGDNGGGDNGGGDNGGGDNGGGDNGGGDNGGGDNGGGDNGGGDNGGGDNGGGDNGGGDNGGGDNGGGDNGGGDNGGGDNGGNPPTRTPGPLETTLNNVGEAVDNVLPVGLQDTGGKLGKTLDTVVAPVVDTATGLTQQIGGATGLGQPVSSLLGQTGGVVANLGEQLGNSGLPLNLGQGVGGLLNGLGNAVGSAGGLLHADANNPNPLTAVLGHATGGVAALTDSLLGEGSLLYPITGQLGLGGLLNGTDAAPILEPSLANVGQTVDNILPIGLNPILGNVGETLDTVVAPVGAVVTHVTQQVGDGLGVGQPINALLGGVGSALGNVGNQLDGAAPLGLGGVVGHLSQAVASVGGLVHQTDSNTNPLGNTLNHATQAVASLTGGLTGNGEGGLLSPVTGLLGGLTGGLGGGDAANGGLLAPVTGLLGGLTGGLGGGEGANGGLLAPVTNLVGGLTGGLGGGDAANGGLLAPVTGLLGGLTGGLGGGEGANGGLLAPVTNLVGGLTGGLGGGDTANGGLLAPVTNLVGGLTGGLGGGDAANGGLLAPVTGLVGGLLGGVTASVEVGASGNVSAGGGAAAGTNNGGLLAPVTGLLGGLLGGPR
- a CDS encoding MarR family winged helix-turn-helix transcriptional regulator, whose translation is MQNDIVRMMLRQFDVYLEANKHLLAQAAGLSLNEYKALEFVLELKPLSPGKLAQLLDLSPSGTQALIARLESAGYLLRKPHPRDGRMTSLYPNQERCKRLIADMDLPAHHIMNATAHYNPKQLTALYDFLSKSLGHLRKDALERLKHKPN
- a CDS encoding M16 family metallopeptidase, whose translation is MKLSVLIAALRLRHLAGAALLSSSLAAYALPAGLAQGPSVEGVTQYTLDNGLRLVLAPDDSKPTTTVNMTYLVGSRHENYGQTGMAHLLEHMLFRGTPTLRNALGEFSKRGLEANGTTSSDRTNYFASFAADPETLKWYLDWQADVMVNALIDKQDLEAEMPVVRNEMESGENSPFRVLMQKLTAAAYQWHSYGKTTIGARSDVENVDIEQLRKFYHDYYQPDNAVLFVTGQFDTEQTLENIAKAFGSIPKPTRTLRPEYTVEPVQDGTRTVTLRRHGGAPLIMSLYHLPSAASPEYMDLSLGISALGDTPSGQLYKNLVNKNLATSVFSFDSESHDPGYALFGAELKPDMDQQKALKAMNDTLEGLAKSPLKETDLERIRSQWMTGWTQTYANPSRLASALSEAAASGDWRLFFLQRDRVEAAKLPQVQKALETWLVASNRSNGLYIPTEKPLRAPEATTVDVAKLVHDYTGKDSGKAVEAFDPSPANIMARTDLQPLSLGKDLGEVKMALLPKGTRAERVEARLSFKFGSPDQLKNQTATAAAVASLLSTGTKKLNREQISDQFTAMQTQFSTSGSNGRLYLSLSSNRENLPKAIALALDVLRNANFPEDELKKYQQAVVTDLKSASTEPAALASQTIERYTNPWPKDDIRYTPSFEEGIERVQAVSIKQVRDFHQKFYGTGDVAFSAVGDFDKDEVRKALADGLKGWRKAPTYQRPDDPLQTVAPKVFDINTPDKANAFYLADLGLKLQDSDADFPAVYLANYLLGLSETSRLWNRVRVEDGLSYNVRSQVDASSYEPHGSWTVYAIHAPSNSDKLAKTIDEVLAQTLKDGFSEQEIKEGVNALLNYRRLSRSQDTVVSSAWLNYLDLGRSFEWSEKMDQDLQKLNAQQVNAVLRKYLKPKEMVVAIAADHERQKQGAAAPEAQEAEQGQAPAPAPTAPAALEAQP